Within Quercus lobata isolate SW786 chromosome 5, ValleyOak3.0 Primary Assembly, whole genome shotgun sequence, the genomic segment TGGCTCTGTTCATGACACTttctacttctctctctctctctctctctctctctctctctcaaaaaaaaaaaaaaaaaaaaaaaaaaaccctgttTTTCTATCTCAATGATATCCATAGTCCAAactattgtttttcttttttcacagcCGCGCACATATAGAGGCCACATGAATGAGAAGAATTTTGTGGGTCTCACAGTTAATAGCGAATTCATAGCTTGTGGCAGTGAGACAAATGACGTGTTTGTTTATCACAAGGTTAGGAAACAATCCATCTAAAGAACATATATGTTATGAACTCAATCTTGAAGTAACTCAATTTTGATTGTTACTTGCAGGCTATCTCCAAACCTATGGCGTGGCATAGATTTGGTTCTTCGGAAAtagatgataatgatgatgatatgGGATCATACTTCATTAGTGCTGTTTGTTGGAAGAGTGATAGCCCAACAATGTTGACTGCAAATAGCCAAGGAACAATTAAAGTCCTTGTTCTTGCAGCATGAGGAATAAAAAACACCTTTATCTTTTTTGAAATCTTCATTGTATAGAATTCAATCTATCCTCTAGGTATTAATCTTGTATATAGTATTGATTGTGCAGTGGGCAGGTTAGATCGACGGCCCCATTCTTGAAGTTTAAAACCAATTTATTGTGCcgaaaaatcaaagaaaaacttgTATGTCATTACTTCTCTGAGCAATTGCAGATCATTTAcgatttataacttttttttcctatgttcTCCCTGATGAGCAGACACTTTAGGTAATCTTTTGGACCAAGAGAGCATCAGGTTAAAACATGAAATGATTTATACAAAATCGAAGTTCTAACATAAAGTAATCACAGCTAAGTATCAGAtttagcacccaaaaaaaaaagtatcagaTTTAGGTCCATTTAGAGTTGCCCTATTATGACCAAtgctaattgaaaattttagtattaGATTATTTTAAAGTATGATTTCTATctcaaattaagaaaaaaaaaaatgccgaggTTCAAGTCTATAGGAGAAAGTTTCACACatttacacaaaaaatcaataattgcTGAGCCTGAGCAGCACCCAATCACATGTTGTGTTTAAAACCTCTTCACTCTTATGCGTGAATAACAATTTGTAGGCAGATCGTATGTATCCCAAATTGGGGTGGAACTATGTAGGCCtcctaaattttgattttttttaatatatataattgttttaatgttttcaaaatttggtctaaaaaaaagagttagtctttccaaatatttgaattaatccaatgatgctcttaaaaaaataattggtttaatagttataaaaatataactttatttttcacaattctattttttattataaaatatacttttatatctgttaaatatttgataaagtttggtaccaaacatgtttgaatttatttttttaatccgtTAAATAGCAATTAACAagttattgatttaaaaaaatcttgCCACTAAAACTACACAATAAGGTTGTGTTTGGCATCAGcttataaactcaaattttagcttttaacttatgtatagttttttaaaatctcacattttcccactttttcaaattgttttcaAGATTCAAGTATACTCTTACACACTTTCAGCTAaaagttttcagcaaaaagttaaataagttgttcccaaacgGACACAAAATGTCTCTTTAATTGCCACATACTGAATTAGAGTAAGATAACTTCAAATATGTTCAGAGCTTAACTTATTCCtctaagttttggatcattcatgtttttgaaaatttcattagttcaattaaaagatttttttatttactttagtATAAATTGTGAtaatttgtattgaaaatgaaactttttaagaatttcactataaaaatggtaaaaattaattttattttatgaatgatCGCCATCAAACATAAGTTTGATCAAAAATactaagcttttttttttggttgggtgtatatatatataacaaatcaaataaaaaaatgtgtgtgtgtatatatatatatatatatatatatatgtatatataataaaaaagagtgtgtatatatatgtgtggaGAATTaccttgataaatatattagtgccACGACTTGGTCCCCAAACAAAAATGTCTAGCACCACcctgatccaaaaaaaaaaataataataataacagatATTAGATTTTCGACAGAGGGAGTCAAATAACGTGTCCTTAGCTTCCCCCAATAATTTAATAGccttttagaaagttcacattatGCGTGACACCAGATTCTTTCTTACAACAATAAGAACAAAGTCAttgtgtttctcaaaaaaaaaaaaaagtcattgtaCACGTAAGCATAATAAAAGCATATTGTGGATCTGTGAGTCTGTGACACGTCTTGACTTAAAAATACAGCCAAACTATTGAGGCATGGTGCTTGTGCCTCCTAGTGAATACAATATAATACTGCCAAATAAGAGGCACGTTGCTAGTGCTTCCTAGTGACAGAATACTGCCAAAATGAGAAACATGAATCATCACGCTTCTGCCTCTTAATGCTCCCAAGAAAACTCAATTggtccacacacacacacaaaaaaaaaaaatggtagggTATTATTGTATACATAAACTTGGGGTTCTTTATATCAATTTGCTGGGTTTAGAAGTACAATTTGTGAGATCTACGTAATTCAAAAATCTCCCCTCTAAAGAAGAACTACCATAAAATTGTTACCtcacaaatttgaaaaatatagatcAACGAATCTCCCCAAATGTTGGAAAAAgatcttatttatttatcttaaaatcaaaaaatatcattttcactttaacttttgaataaattaaactttggattaactcaaaaaaaatctttaaaagaTTTTGATTGACACTTCTTCTCGATTACTCACTCCATAAAATTCTTTAATAATTAGCAATAACTACCGGTAAGAACAGAATTTTAATATCTTacatattttacaaaacatccatGTACACTTTTTGTCGTATATTTGACGCATGAACATATAAAAATCAACCGACgcaaacaagcaaacaacctcaaccaaaaaaagaaaaaaaaaagtacaacatCTTAATCATCCTATGTGTATCCCTCTCCTCTCATGTTTGGCACATGCAAATGTAGAATCAACCGAAGCAATCAAAGGGCACAAAGTGTTTTCCCAACTTTCGAATtcctaacaaatttttttttagatattagAATTCCTAACAAATTGAGTTTGACATTTATGGCACCAAATTCCCAGTCAAACctcaaaacccaataaaaaacacacaattGTCTTATTTtcattggtaattttttttcatttttcatttacttCCCCAAGTATAACTGCCAGCTTAGTCTCCTTCCTCACGAGAAACCCCACTCGAACTTTCCTTACTCTCCACGTTTCAATTTGCTTATAAATACTAAATCTCAACAAACCCATCATTTCTGcgaagataaaagaaagaaacacacaGATCCCAAATTATTCCATACCCCACGATTCTCTCTTGTATATACACTAAAACTCCTCTGAGATTCCCTTACTTtacagtactttttttttttttttttctctctctctctctctctttcaaaatttttggcgCGAAATCAATGGTGATTGAGAGCttgggaggaggaggaggagaaggagaagCGCGCCCCGTGATGATCGAGCCGCCGCCGCCGTCGTCGATGATGTTTTCATCCGGCCCCGCCGTCTGTAACTCTCACGCTCCGGCGCCTCCTTCTCCTAGGACTCCTCCGTTGACCGGAGACGATGATTCCGACGGAGACGGATTGGAACTGCTGATTCCGCCGCTGAATTTCTCGATGGTCGATTATGGCATCTTCCGGTCCGGTTTCCCCGATGACGCTAATTTCGGCTTCTTGAAATCCCTAGGCCTCCGTTCCGTTATGTAAGTAAAAGTCTAAAAAAAACGTttcgtgattttttttttttttttttgaattgtttgctaagatttgatttgatttgattttgattagaTCTTTGTGCACGGAGCCGTATCCTGAAGTGAGCAAGAAATTCTTGAAAGATAATAAGATTGAGCTGTTCACGTTCGAAATCGATGGTTGTAAGGTTCGGTTTTTCATAGTTGTTTTACTTTGTGTTTGTGATATCGTTGACTCTAATTTtctgtttaaattttaattagctGAATTTTAagtttagcattttttttagtgttagTTACTtgtttaattataatataatttataataaagaattaATAATGATATTAGTAAGGTAGTGACTGGCACGCTATTTTGTTGACCAAAAAATGGTATTTATTAACCAGGCATTACTTTAAaggatttataaaaaatttggaacaGTACAATTTATCAATGAGTggtaaaaaatttcacaattgttaaAGATCATTCATAGTGTGATTGATGTTGCCCTCTTTATTTACTCATATAAGAAATGCAACTATGACGTGCTAATCTCTACTTTCGTAGGTGTTATTTGGGTCCCAATATACCTCATAAAGTTTTATTGGAGAAAAACTATTGGCTTCTTGACTTGATTaaaaatgtttgtttgttatatTGTTTGACTTCGTTATGAAAAGTGGAAGTCTTGaggttcattttttttaaatgattgatttgtttgtttcatGAAATATGGTGTCATTGCTTGAagtgttttttgaaagaaaCTGAAGAATTTTTCATTGGTTAGATGAACTAAATCATAGAATTGAAAATTGTGGAAATCTGTTGAGGCTGTTGAAAAGATTGAATATGCTTTGGGGTTTTTGCTAATGTAACCAAATTTTGTGCAAGTTGCTTGATATGTACTAATAAATCCCCTTAAGAGGTTTGTAATGCTGGTTCTTCCTTTGAGCTAGTAATTATTGATAAGAAACTGTTAGTGTCAATGGAAGCTTTTTCTCACACACAGTATGTGATTTGTTAATACCATGGCAGGAGCCTTTTGTAAACATTCCTGAGGAAAAAATCCGCAATGCACTCAGAGTTGTTCTTGGTATAATCATtcacatttaaatttttatgtccAAATTATAGAATAACCTGCTCTTTTTACATTCTGGTAATGCACGTTTTATCTGCTCTGCCATGCCAGATGTGACTAAACACCCAGTCCTGATTCATTGCAAGAGAGGGAAGGTatcatattgtgattgattttgattttctgttttttttcattcaaactCATGTGCTATTATTCGGTTTGTGCAGCATCGCACTGGTTGTTTGGTTGGATGTTTAAGAAGATTGCAACGATGGTGCCTGTCATCAGTTTTCGACGAGTACCAGAGGTTTGCTGCTGCTAAGGCCAGAGTGTCCGACCAGAGGTTCATAGAGTTGTTTGATCTTTCCAGCTTGAGGCAGTCCCCTATATCATTTTCATGTTCAAGGAGACACTAACATAGCAGCACAAAAGAGACATGGTTCAATGTCCAATCGTTTCATAAAGGGCCCCGATGTTGTGTGTTCTTCAAATAATTAGCTTTCTTTTTGAACTCTCTcaactatcttttttttttttttttgagaaaaactctCTCAACTATCTTATCTTGTGAATTACCTCCGTTtcctaatttattaattaatgaaataagatAATATGTACAAATCTCTGTCGCTGTGTGTGAACACATCCCGCAGCTTCATCAACATAAGCTATAAAGAGTTGTTTTTGTTGGGCATCTGCCCTTGTAGGCAAATTGGACACAAGCTATATgaattttaatatgattttgacTAGTTTATGAAGGTCCCTAATGCATATGCCGAGATTAGATTCCATTCTCCATCTCCTAATGTTTCAAATATACCCTAAAATCTATAAAGAAGTGTATTTTCTTCCTCGCAAGATGCATATAGGAAATAGGATTTGTGTCCAGTGGTGAGTTTTACTGGACACATTTCACATGTCAATTGGCCACTGGATCCAGGACAGTCCTACTGGACACATTTCACACGTGTCAACTGGCCACTGGACCCAAGTGGCACCGAACATAAAACaggtcaaaagactcaaaacttCTTGGTTCATCTACAAACCAATCAAGAACCTCTTTAAAGACAATTTCACAAGGCCgaaattacaacaaaatatcaaacacaaaacaaagggaaaaaaaaaaaaaaaaaaaaaaaaaaaaaaaaaaaatttgcacttTTATAAACAtactttaaaaaacaaataaataaattcatgttAACCGAAAAGTAGATTGCCAAAGAGGGCATCAGTAGCCACAGCTTTCCGCACGGATATGAGCTCTCCGATCGGTTCAAAGTGAAGAAatataaatctgtttttgtacatcatttgctctctttgcaattcattctcaaatctcaagattcaaccaaaagaaaaaaaaaaaatatatatatatatatatataaataaataaataaatgtggaCGAGCAACAATCAGATCGCCAATCCATAAAATGACGACTGAAACGATATCTCGGCCGTTGATTTTGTTCTACCTCGGTGTTCTCCTCAACGCAGAGACATACAAACTGTCTCTCATTTCTTTAAAACAGAACAGAGGCTTTTGATTCCGACAAAACTTAGGAAcaagaaaacaatgaaaaacctttataaaaattaaatagaccCATTTGaaacccaaaccctaaaaaCGAATTTGAAGCGAGAAAAGAAGATTGGAAGGGTTGTATAATTTTGAGagcttatatatatagagtGGCTGCTGACCTTTTCCTCCGCTTCCAGATCGTATCCTTATTTACCAACCCTAGCTACTTGTCATTGTTCAATTACGACAATGCCCTTACGCTACCATGtttgtaggatttttttttttttttttaaataaaaaataaaaattgaaatcacaccttttttttttaaaagaaattaattccacgttaaaacataaaataaaatttaaacaaatagTTACATTGAGTTTTAATATGTCCTTGAAAaggataaaattttaaaaatcagtTAACATCTGTATGTTTAtgatattcaaaatttaaatctctcattctttgttgaaaatttgtaattattgaatttttttaaaagataaaattattgTATTTCATTTATCAAAGCAatcatttatttcaatttaattgaaaaatctaaGATATTGTACATTTGTGCATACATAACTATTTCAAAgtttgtttatcaaaaaaataaaaataaaaaactatttcaaaatttttccataaacctaattccaaaaaataaaaagttttgcAATAATCCATATATCGTACAAGtggttttaaaataaattctataatTTGAGACTTTTATGAACTCAACCTTATACTGTAGCTTTTTCTAACttcaaagaaaatcattttcaatttaaactctatatgtaaggacacaatttttaacgacccaaggatggaCTCGTATGTAAAGGGGCCCGAACAATACGTTTTGTATAGAGTGGGGttggaaaggctggaccttggtcgttgggcgACGGCTTGGTcgggattttcatggaagcccatatgaaggtgggtttggcctgtatggctaagccttacacggatgcggtgtgaagatctatctcctcggaataATTCCGAGGAGCGTCTTGTCCTCGTCATCCTTATTCTTTATGAGTTCCTTCTCCTCCTTCCTCCTGGTTCCTGGGCCGCCCCCTTTGTCAATGCaacgagcttcccttttatactagtatttccttcccattcttcacctacgtgtccgtttctccttgtttggggtggttactcgtcttgtcaatcctcacatcagagtggttgggaaaaactgGATAgtatggtatgagtatgggtttgtcaggcgctgagctccacattaaggtgttggcagccttctccctcGTGCTGCTCTTGTACTAAGTCTGTcattttcttcaggcgtttttgtgagatgtttggacgtaaagtcgtcctcggccacatccttgggcttTCAAAGAGCTTTCATTGTGCGTCCTTAgtagtagggctcctcggcctgggttttgggcccttaatacaaagtgggctggaaCCCCAGATTTTGGGCCCCACACTATactttttggatttgatttagGAGTTTGATTTTCACAATTAATTGAGGGTTTAAATTGATGCAATTTTAAAAGTCGAATGTTCAATGTGAAAATAATCAAGCTATAGGATTCATTTGtatcaatattattttttaaggtttagTTTGAAGCTGCCCTTGAAGTATAGAGTTTAAAatgtaacttaattttttttggcccCAAAATACATGtgatttggaaaattattttcaagaaTCTACAGAGTACTAAATCAAAACTCATATTACACCCATTGTTAGCTCGTGGATAGTCTGTTAAAATATTTAGgcattaaatatatttaattaataaagaattttttttcttatcatcagacaagacaccaattgatttttggggTAAGTTGATTTGAACattaaatctcttatttaactatcaaagactttaccaattgagctagtTGAAACccacaataaaatattgtttagtGTAGTGGATCACTGGATTGCTTTATCTAAAAAACAATGAGTTATAAACTATGTAAGAGCTGAAAAATGGCCCCCAGGCCCACTTAGAATAGTGTACTAGGTATTTCTGACCcaacacaattaatttataaaagagTGGACTTGTTAAGTCAACTATAATGCTCTATATGATCCAAGTATGAAATCAATGAAGTCTTGACTCTTAATACGATGAAAAGAAGTGCAAAACAAGTATAAACTCTTCCTCAAGCTTGTCTGATAACGCAATGTTCATATATTATTTGATCAAATCTTGATACAAGTTGATACTCTCTTCCCTCTTGTTCAAGTTCTATCGTTCCAACCCCTTTTTAAAGAGAGCCCCTTCCCTTATATAGTCCCTCCTAATGCATCTGAGCCCTCCACCTAAGCGTCTATGGGTAGTAATTGGGATGCTTGTCCATTAAGACCTTACTGAAGGTGGTAAAGAGTGTTGTGAGCTATGGAACTACTGTTCATttgtcttttcctcattaatgcggtcaaCTAAGTTGGTGCAGTGCAttgaatgtggaggtgatggCTACCTTCCCCAGAtatttcctctcttcttttcttgcaCGTCTCTAATGTCTTCCATGGTGATTTATCTTTTGGTGCAAGTGGTCAAATGAGGCAATCTCAAGGTGCATTCATTCCTTGGGCTCTTCAAACAATGGGTCTGTTCATTTTCCATCCTCGGACTGAGCCCACGGGCTCTAGATTGTGTTCGAATCATTCCCTCCCACAAACTATAAATTAATATAGTCTAGcattattttataactcaaaaaacttaatatatattatgatataTTGTGGAAAAGTATGAGCTTTCAAAAGTTTATATTACATCGTTAAAAGAAGCTAACAACTAATCAAAGtatttcattttatataaatattaaaatataaatatttaatttaaccACACATGTGGAGCATGTATAGCATGCATTTTTTCTGCACATAATACTGGCATTcaagtttcttaaaaaaaaaaggaaaagtaaattACAAAGTTGGTCCCTAGCCTTTACACCATAtctcactttggtccctatCTTTTACATCATatctcaatttggtccctaacatttcaattgtgtcaatttggtcctcaaCCTTTTTACTGctttgtcaatttagtccttgtTGTTACTCTTTGGATGGAAAAAGTTGATGtgtcaaacaaaataataaaaacttatttttcatgCCATATCATCTGCCTACTATATTGCCACcttagttgtaaaaaaaaaaaaaaaaaagtagtcaaTTCTCAATTACTAGAAGCATATGTTTGAAATCGTGGCAGCTTAATTCCAAATTATCTTCTTCAACGAGATTTAGGAAGGAATCAAGTAAATTGTTTCTTGCCTTAGAAACCTCTAATGAAGTTCTTAGTACTTGTTCATTGATGATACCTTCAAAAATCTTGATCAAATTGCCATAATAAATCGTCATCCTTCGCCGTGCACCTTGTGGGTCAATTAAACAAAGTATTGAGAAATAGTTTGTAATATTAGGCTTTCCAGCTAATTCCATGATAACATATACAAGCTCGTGGAAACCTTGAGTTGATAAATCTAAATTATAGGTGCCAAGTCAATGgaaaaatttgagtttgataTGACATTAATTAAGTATTGTAATAAAGGATGCTCAATCAATATCAACCACTTTCCCACTTTTGTTGCAACAATGGTGAttaacgagagagagagagagagagagagagagagagagagagagagagagagagagagagagagagagagagagagagagagagagagagagagagagagagagagagagagagagagagagagagagagagagagagagagagagagagattttaggGATCTTGGTGGTCATGTGTCTTacttttaatttgagtttttttaactGACGTGGCAATTCATTTACatgaaaaatacttttttattattccaTTTGACACATTAACGTTTTCCATCCAAAAGATAACAGTAGGGAATAAATTAGCACAATACtaaaaaggttagggaccaaattaacacaattaaaaggttaaaaaCCACATTGAGATATTGTGTAAAGAATAGGGACTAATTTTGCAAtttaccaaatatatatatatatatataggcattCAATTCTTACCCaatttctttaattattaaatttccattccatttcaacttttttttattataacatATTGTAAGTGAAAAGAGGAGTTTAAATATTTGATgtctttattaaaaaacaaatacaatttGATCTAAAGATTCttgagaatattttttattttaaaaataaataattaaaatattttggtttaCTAACTTAACCCTAactcttcttaaaaaaagaaaagaaaagatataaaaTGACCCTAACTCTTATTAAAAAGTTCATATCCTccactaaaataataaaatctccCTTGAAGCTCTCTTTGAAGTATAGAGTTTAAAAtgtaacttgattttttttggccCCGAAATACATGTgctttggaaaattattttcaagaaaagaCTAGAGAATACTAAATCAATACTCAGGAGACACCAATTAGCTCGTGGAAAGTCCGCTACAAATATTtaagtattatatatatttaattaataaaaaattgtttagtgTAGTGGATTGCTTTATCTAAAAAAGTAATGAGTTCTAAACTTTAAATTAACATAGTTTAGCATTATTTTATAACTCTAAAAACTTGATATATATTATGATAAATATATTGGGGAAAAGTATGAGCTTTTAAAAGTTTATATATTACATCTTAGAAGAAGCTAACAAATAATCAACGtatttcattttatataaatattaaaatatagatATTTATTTTAACCACGCATGTGGAGCATGCATATATAACATGCATTTTCCCTGCACAAAATATTGCCATTCAATTCTTACCCAGTTTCTCTAATTattccatttcatttttttttttaataacatattgTAAGTGAAATGAGGGATTTATATATTTGatgtctttattaaaaaaaaaaaaaaaccattccaTCTAAAGATCCTTGAGaatatatttttaactcttatttaaaaaaaatggtatttccttttatataaatatttattttaaccATGCGTGTTGAGCATGCATAACATGCATTTTCCTTGCGCAAAATATTGCCATTCAATTCTTACCCAGTTtctctaattattaaatttccatt encodes:
- the LOC115988387 gene encoding tyrosine-protein phosphatase DSP1-like isoform X2, with protein sequence MVIESLGGGGGEGEARPVMIEPPPPSSMMFSSGPAVCNSHAPAPPSPRTPPLTGDDDSDGDGLELLIPPLNFSMVDYGIFRSGFPDDANFGFLKSLGLRSVISLCTEPYPEVSKKFLKDNKIELFTFEIDGCKEPFVNIPEEKIRNALRVVLDVTKHPVLIHCKRGKVSYCD
- the LOC115988387 gene encoding probable tyrosine-protein phosphatase DSP4 isoform X1, whose protein sequence is MVIESLGGGGGEGEARPVMIEPPPPSSMMFSSGPAVCNSHAPAPPSPRTPPLTGDDDSDGDGLELLIPPLNFSMVDYGIFRSGFPDDANFGFLKSLGLRSVISLCTEPYPEVSKKFLKDNKIELFTFEIDGCKHRTGCLVGCLRRLQRWCLSSVFDEYQRFAAAKARVSDQRFIELFDLSSLRQSPISFSCSRRH